Proteins encoded within one genomic window of Camelina sativa cultivar DH55 chromosome 19, Cs, whole genome shotgun sequence:
- the LOC104766838 gene encoding CRS2-associated factor 1, chloroplastic, whose translation MLCDALFSPAMSLKLNNTLFPIFAPSLFPKPNTRAPSEIRFSRWGNANAERFEQRRRSQEELEAEIRRDRRFDAATKIVHTHDSEAAASEPKTSPFRSRGTPSLPSARSIPGRRSKYSKPDSGPNKPKNKPRVPDSPPQLDAKAEVKLSEDGLSYVINGAPFEFKYSYTETPKVKPLKLREPAYAPFGPTTMGRPWTGRAPLPQSQKTPREFDSFRLPPVGKKGVKPVQKPGPFRPGVGPRYVYTKEEILGEPLTKEEIRELVTSCLKTTRQLNMGRDGLTHNMLNNIHDLWKRRRVCKIKCKGVCTVDMDNVCEQLEEKIGGKVIYRRGGVLFLFRGRNYNHRTRPRFPLMLWKPVAPVYPKLIQQVPQGLTHQEATEMRRKGRELMPICKLGKNGVYCDLVKNVKEAFEVCELVRIDCQGMKGSDFRKIGAKLKDLVPCVLISFQNEQILIWRGREWKSSLTTPNKKDDYLRDIEVDTDTALPEEDEPSVSPNQTQTVTQDSPLDSMELQNDPDGHDLSPSTVDFSAMEGTSSSIQSLSTDVTELTADSSLGDDQEPEHEPERSEEVSKQSIERVLNLMKQAVESGTALVLDSTELDADTVFAKTVAFSTVAAPGPVFQHGLRKQPMVKKQENRNLEAKTSNVVVTRKKEVAVSVKREEKKKIDEFDEDYREVIPHGKLKVDELAKLLS comes from the exons ATGCTCTGCGACGCTCTGTTTTCTCCGGCAATGTCGTTGAAACTCAACAACACCCTTTTTCCAATTTTCGCGCCATCTCTATTTCCTAAGCCGAACACAAGAGCACCCAGTGAGATCCGATTCTCTAGGTGGGGCAACGCTAATGCCGAGCGGTTCGAGCAGCGTCGCCGGAGCCAAGAAGAACTTGAGGCTGAGATCCGTCGCGACCGCCGATTCGATGCCGCTACTAAAATCGTCCATACACACGACTCCGAAGCTGCAGCTTCAGAGCCTAAAACTTCGCCGTTTAGATCAAGAGGCACTCCTTCACTTCCGTCTGCTCGTTCGATTCCGGGTCGAAGATCCAAATACTCCAAACCCGATTCAGGACCCAATAAACCCAAGAACAAACCTAGAGTACCCGATTCGCCGCCGCAGTTAGACGCTAAGGCGGAGGTTAAGCTAAGCGAAGACGGGTTATCTTACGTCATCAATGGAGCTCCTTTTGAATTCAAGTACAGTTACACGGAGACGCCAAAGGTTAAGCCTTTGAAGCTTCGTGAGCCTGCTTACGCGCCTTTTGGGCCTACGACTATGGGAAGGCCATGGACTGGTCGTGCTCCGCTTCCTCAGTCGCAGAAGACGCCGAGAGAGTTCGATTCTTTCCGATTGCCTCCGGTGGGAAAGAAAGGGGTTAAACCGGTGCAGAAACCGGGTCCTTTTCGACCCGGGGTAGGTCCGAGGTATGTTTACACCAAGGAGGAGATTTTAGGGGAACCATTGACTAAGGAAGAGATTAGAGAGCTGGTCACTTCTTGCTTGAAGACAACTAGGCAATTGAATATGG GCAGAGATGGCTTGACGCATAACATGCTGAACAACATACATGATTTATGGAAGCGGCGAAGGGTTTGTAAGATTAAATGCAAAGGAGTTTGTACAGTCGACATGGATAATGTTTGCGAGCAATTAGAG GAGAAAATTGGAGGGAAGGTGATATATAGAAGAGGAGGTGTGCTTTTCCTATTCCGTGGCAGAAACTATAACCACAGGACAAGACCGCGGTTCCCTCTTATGTTGTGGAAGCCTGTAGCACCTGTTTATCCAAAGCTGATTCAACAAGTGCCTCAGGGTTTAACTCACCAGGAAGCTACCGAGATGAGGAGGAAAGGACGAGAGCTCATGCCCATATGTAAGCTAG GAAAAAATGGTGTGTATTGTGACCTTgtgaaaaatgtgaaagaagCATTTGAAGTTTGTGAATTGGTTCGGATCGACTGTCAAGGGATGAAAGGCAGTGATTTTAGGAAAATAGGTGCAAAACTCAAg GATCTTGTTCCATGTGTTCTCATATCTTTTCAAAACGAGCAGATCCTTATCTGGAGAGGACGGGAATGGAAATCGTCTCTCACAACTCCGAATAAAAAGGATGATTACCTTAGAGATATCGAAGTTGATACTGATACTGCCTTGCCGGAAGAGGATGAACCATCGGTGTCTCCAAACCAGACTCAAACTGTGACCCAGGACTCTCCACTGGATTCTATGGAATTGCAAAATGATCCAGATGGTCATGATTTGAGCCCTTCAACAGTAGATTTCTCGGCGATGGAAGGCACAAGCAGTTCTATACAGAGCTTGTCTACAGATGTAACTGAGCTAACTGCAGATAGTTCTCTTGGAGACGATCAAGAACCTGAACACGAGCCAGAAAGATCAGAAGAGGTCAGCAAACAAAGCATTGAAAGAGTTCTGAATCTGATGAAACAAGCTGTAGAGAGCGGGACTGCACTTGTGTTAGACAGTACTGAGCTGGACGCAGACACAGTCTTTGCAAAAACTGTCGCCTTTTCGACTGTAGCTGCACCGGGACCAGTTTTCCAGCATGGATTGAGAAAACAGCCAATGGTTAAGAAGCAGGAAAACCGAAACTTGGAGGCAAAGACGAGTAATGTTGTGGTAACTAGGAAGAAAGAAGTTGCCGTGAGTGtgaaaagagaggagaagaagaaaattgatGAGTTTGACGAAGATTACAGAGAAGTGATACCTCATGGAAAATTGAAGGTCGATGAACTAGCTAAACTACTTTCATAA
- the LOC104766839 gene encoding uncharacterized protein LOC104766839, with amino-acid sequence MESLLPSPFGDPAPNLSDSELRESAYEILAAACRTTGSRPLTYTPQSPKSDRSNGVPTACLSPSPSLHRSLTSTAASKVKKALGMKKRNGDGDGGGGASSGQPDRSKKSVTVGELVRLQMRISEQIDSRIRRALLRIASGQLGRRVEMLVLPLELLQQLKASDFPDQEEYESWQRRNLKLLEAGLILYPCVPLTKSDKSVQQLKQIIRSGLERPLDTGKITGETQNLRSLVMSLASRSDNNGIGSETCHWADGFPLNLRIYKMLLESCFDVNDELLIVEEVDEVLELVKKTWPVLGMNQMIHNVCFLWVLFNRYVTTGQVENDLLVAAHNLILEIENDAKETNDPVYSKILGSVLSLIVDWAEKRLLAYHDTFNIDNVETLETTVSLGILVAKVLGEDTSSEYRRKKKHVDSGRDRVDTYIRSSLRMAFSQTKRMVEHSKKSKSRQNTSNLPALAILAEDIGHLAFNEKAIFSPILKNWHPLAAGVAAATLHSCYGTELKKFVSGITELTPDAIRVLTAADKLEKDLVQIAVQDAVDSEDGGKSVIREMPPFEAEVVIGNLVKSWIKTRVDRLKEWIDRNLQQEVWNPRSNKLGIAPSAVDVLRMVDETLEAFFLLPILMHQVLLPELTSGLDKCMQHYVSKAKSSCGSRNTFLPALPALTRCTVGSRLHGVFKKKEKPMVASHRRKSQSASSNDSAEIIQFCCRINTLQYIRTEIESPGRKTLNRLPDSEVASLDGNGKVFEQSIGHCSKGIQQLSEATAYKIVFHDLSYVLWDGLYIGEVPSSRIEAFLQELERCLEIISSTVHDRVRTRVISDIMRASFDGFLLVLLAGGPSRGFTVQDSAVVEEDFKFLCDLFWSNGDGLPLDLIEKVSTTVKSILPLLRTDTDSLIERFKAVCLENHGSDRGKLPLPPTSGPWSPTEPNTLLRVLCYRYDESATKFLKKAYNLPRKLT; translated from the exons ATGGAATCGTTGTTACCTTCCCCATTTGGCGATCCAGCTCCTAATTTATCTGATTCGGAGCTCCGTGAATCCGCTTACGAGATCTTAGCCGCTGCTTGCCGGACCACCGGAAGTCGTCCCCTCACTTACACCCCTCAATCCCCCAAATCTGATCGGAGCAACGGTGTCCCGACGGCTTGTTTATCTCCATCGCCGTCGCTTCATAGATCTCTGACGTCTACAGCTGCTAGTAAGGTGAAGAAGGCCTTAGGGATGAAGAAACGAAACGGTGACGgagacggcggaggaggagcaTCGTCTGGTCAACCTGATCGGAGTAAGAAATCCGTCACGGTCGGTGAGTTGGTTCGGTTACAGATGCGAATTTCTGAACAGATCGATTCAAGGATTCGTAGAGCTCTTCTTAGGATCGCTTCTGGTCAG CTTGGGAGGCGTGTGGAGATGTTGGTGTTACCTCTTGAGCTTCTGCAACAGCTCAAAGCTTCAGATTTTCCAGATCAGGAAGAGTATGAATCATGGCAGAGAAGAAACTTGAAGCTTCTTGAAGCCGGTCTGATATTATATCCTTGTGTGCCGTTAACTAAATCAGATAAATCTGTTCAACAGCTTAAGCAGATCATCAGGTCAGGTCTCGAGAGGCCGTTAGATACCGGGAAGATTACAGGGGAGACGCAGAATCTTAGGAGTTTAGTAATGTCTCTTGCTAGTCGGTCTGACAACAATGGGATTGGTTCCGAGACTTGTCATTGGGCTGATGGGTTTCCCCTGAATCTTAGAATCTATAAAATGCTTTTAGAGTCTTGTTTTGATGTGAACGATGAGTTGTTGATCGTTGAAGAGGTAGATGAAGTTTTGGAGCTTGTGAAGAAAACATGGCCTGTCTTGGGTATGAATCAGATGATTCACAACGTTTGTTTTCTCTGGGTGTTGTTTAATCGGTATGTTACAACTGGGCAAGTGGAGAATGACTTGCTTGTAGCTGCTCATAACTTGATACTCGAAATCGAGAACGACGCAAAGGAGACGAATGATCCTGTGTATTCAAAGATCTTGGGTTCTGTTTTAAGTTTGATTGTGGATTGGGCTGAGAAGAGACTTCTTGCTTACCATGATACTTTCAACATTGATAACGTCGAGACGCTTGAAACTACAGTTTCTTTGGGGATTTTGGTAGCTAAAGTACTTGGTGAAGATACTTCTAGTGAATATAGGAGGAAAAAAAAGCATGTTGATTCAGGGCGTGATCGTGTCGATACTTATATCAGATCTTCGTTGCGTATGGCTTTTTCACAG ACAAAGAGGATGGTGGAACATAGCAAGAAATCAAAATCCCGTCAGAACACTAGCAATCTTCCGGCTCTTGCGATTCTTGCAGAGGATATTGGTCATTTAGCTTTCAACGAGAAGGCGATATTTAGTCCAATCTTAAAGAACTGGCATCCTCTTGCAGCTGGTGTAGCTGCAGCTACGCTTCATTCATGCTACGGAACTGAATTGAAGAAGTTCGTGTCTGGTATTACTGAGTTGACGCCGGATGCTATAAGAGTACTCACCGCTGCAGATAAGCTTGAGAAGGATCTGGTGCAGATTGCAGTTCAAGATGCAGTAGATAGTGAAGATGGCGGGAAATCAGTTATTAGAGAGATGCCTCCTTTTGAAGCGGAAGTCGTTATTGGCAACCTTGTGAAATCATGGATCAAAACTAGAGTTGATAGGCTTAAGGAGTGGATTGACAGGAATCTCCAGCAAGAG GTATGGAATCCTAGATCGAATAAACTTGGTATCGCTCCTTCTGCAGTTGATGTACTGAGGATGGTAGATGAGACATTGGAAGCGTTTTTCTTGTTGCCAATACTAATGCATCAAGTTTTACTTCCTGAGCTAACGTCAGGTCTCGACAAATGTATGCAGCATTACGTATCAAAGGCGAAATCTTCCTGTG GCTCGCGGAATACGTTTCTACCTGCTCTGCCTGCTTTAACAAGATGCACGGTCGGGTCGAGACTACATGGTGTatttaagaaaaaggagaagCCAATGGTAGCTTCTCACAGGAGAAAATCACAGTCGGCGTCGAGTAATGACTCGGCAGAAATAATTCAGTTCTGTTGCAGAATCAACACTCTGCAGTATATTAGGACAGAGATCGAATCACCGGGGAGAAAAACACTGAACCGTCTCCCAGATTCCGAAGTTGCTTCTTTGGATGGTAACGGTAAAGTCTTTGAACAGTCGATCGGTCATTGCTCGAAAGGAATACAGCAATTGTCTGAAGCAACTGCTTACAAGATTGTCTTCCACGATCTGAGCTACGTTCTCTGGGATGGTCTGTATATCGGGGAAGTTCCTTCCTCGAGGATCGAGGCGTTTCTCCAAGAGCTCGAACGGTGCCTTGAGATCATCTCCTCAACGGTTCATGACAGAGTCAGAACCAGAGTCATTTCAGACATCATGAGAGCTTCTTTCGACGGGTTCTTATTGGTCCTCCTCGCAGGTGGACCATCACGTGGCTTCACAGTTCAAGACTCTGCTGTGGTGGAGGAGGATTTCAAGTTTCTGTGTGATCTTTTCTGGTCAAATGGAGACGGATTGCCTTTGGATTTAATCGAGAAGGTTTCGACGACGGTCAAGAGTATACTTCCGCTGCTGCGCACTGATACAGACTCTTTGATTGAACGTTTTAAAGCTGTGTGTCTCGAGAATCATGGTTCTGACAGAGGGAAGCTTCCACTACCGCCGACTTCTGGTCCGTGGAGTCCAACAGAACCAAACACACTTTTAAGAGTATTGTGTTACCGTTATGATGAGTCTGCTACTAAGTTTCTGAAGAAGGCTTATAACTTGCCCAGGAAGCTAACCTGA
- the LOC104766841 gene encoding cell division cycle protein 27 homolog B-like, protein MEAMLVDCVHNSLRHFVYKNAIFMCERLCAEFPSEVNLQLLATSYLQNNQAYSAYHLLKGTQMAQSRYLFALSCFQMDLLNEAESALCPVNEPGAEIPNGASGHYLLGLIYKYTDRRKNAAQQFKQSLTIDPLLWAAYEELCILGAAEEATAVFGETAALSIQKQYMQQLSTSLGLNTYNEERNSTSTKNTSSEDYSPRQSKHTQNHGLKDISGNFHSHGLNGGVSNMSFYNTPSPVAAQLSGIAPPPLFRNFQPAVANPNSLITDNSPKSTVNSTLQAPRRKFVDEGKLRKISGRLFSDSGPRRSSRLSADSGANTNSSAATVSGNMSNASKYLGGSKLSSLALRSVTLRKGHSWANENIDEGVRGEPFDDSRPNTASTTGSMASNDAKFCDQEDETMLTAGTAMSAQRITIGVSEILSLLRILGEGCRLSYMYRCQEALDMYMKLPHKHYNTGWVLSQVGKAYFELIDYLEAEKAFRLARQASPYCLEGMDIYSTVLYHLKEDMKLSYLAQELISTDRLAPQSWCAMGNCYSLQKDHETALKNFLRAVQLNPRFAYAHTLCGHEYTTLEDFENGMKSYQNALRVDTRHYNAWYGLGMIYLRQEKLEFSEHHFKMAFLINPSSSVIMSYLGTALHALQRSEEALEIMEQAIVADRKNPHPMYQKANILVCLERLDEALEVLEELKEYAPSESSVYALMGRIYKRRNMHDKAMLHFGLALDMKPPATDVAAIKAAMEKLHVPDEIDESP, encoded by the exons ATGGAAGCTATGCTTGTGGACTGTGTACACAATAGTCTTCGTCATTTTGTATACAAGAATGCTATTTTCATGTGCGAGCGTCTCTGCGCTGAGTTTCCCTCTGAG GTTAATTTGCAGCTATTAGCCACCAGCTACCTGCAGAATAACCAAGCTTACAGTGCATATCATCTATTAAAGG GAACACAAATGGCTCAGTCCCGGTACTTGTTCGCGTTATCATGCTTCCAGATGGACCTTCTCAATGAAGCTGAATCTGCACTCTGTCCTGTTAATGAACCTGGTGCGGAG ATCCCAAATGGTGCATCTGGCCATTACCTTCTTGGACTTatttacaa GTATACTGATAGAAGGAAGAATGCTGCTCAACAATTTAAACAGTCTTTGACAATAGACCCTCTACTTTGGGCCGCATATGAGGAATTATGTATACTAG GTGCTGCAGAGGAAGCAACTGCAGTTTTTGGTGAAACAGCTGCTCTCTCCATTCAAAAGCAGTACATGCAACAACTGTCAACTTCCCTCGGCTTAAACACGTACAATGAGGAACGTAATTCGACTTCTACTAAAAACACGAGTTCTGAAGATTATAGTCCAAGGCAgtctaaacacacacaaaaccatGGCCTTAAAGATATCTCTGGAAATTTTCATTCTCATGGACTTAATGGAGGTGTTTCGAATATGTCATTCTATAATACGCCTTCGCCAGTGGCTGCACAG CTGTCCGGTATAGCTCCACCACCACTTTTCCGGAATTTTCAGCCGGCTGTTGCAAACCCAAACTCCCTTATTACTGACAATTCTCCAAAGTCCACAGTAAACTCGACTCTTCAAGCACCCAGAAGAAAGTTTGTAGATGAAGGAAAGCTACGTAAG ATTTCTGGCAGGCTATTTTCTGATTCTGGTCCACGACGGAGCTCGAGACTGTCTGCCGATTCAGGGGCAAACACTAATTCAAGTGCTGCAACAGTAAGCGGAAATATGAGCAACGCTTCCAAGTATTTGGGAGGTTCTAAATTGAGTTCTTTAGCACTTCGTTCTGTAACACTTCGGAAGGGACACTCCTGGGCAAATGAAAACATAGATGAAG GAGTTCGTGGGGAACCTTTTGATGATTCAAGGCCTAATACTGCCTCAACGACTGGTTCTATGGCCTCCAATGATGCTAAATTCTGTGATCAAGAAGACGAAACAATGTTGACTGCGGGCACAGCAATGAGTGCCCAAAGAATCACAATTGGTGTTTCGGAAATTTTAAGCCTCCTTAGGATACTTGGAGAAGGGTGTAGACTTTCGTACATGTACAGGTGTCAG GAGGCACTGGATATGTATATGAAACTTCCACATAAGCATTATAATACAGGATGGGTTCTTTCCCAG GTAGGGAAAGCATACTTTGAATTAATCGACTATTTAGAAGCTGAAAAAGCATTCCGTCTTGCCCGCCAGGCTTCTCCTTATTGCTTAGAAGGAATGGATATATACTCTACAGTCCTCTAC CATTTGAAGGAAGATATGAAGCTGAGTTACTTGGCTCAGGAACTAATATCAACCGATCGCCTAGCTCCCCAATCTTG GTGTGCTATGGGGAATTGCTATAGCTTGCAAAAGGACCATGAGACCGCACTAAAGAATTTCCTGCGAGCTGTTCAACTGAATCCAAGATTTGCATATGCTCATACTTTATGTGGCCACGA ATACACAACTCTTGAAGATTTTGAAAATGGAATGAAAAGTTACCAAAACGCACTTCGTGTAGATACAAGACACTATAACGCATGGTACGGGCTGGGAATGATATATCTACGCCAAGAGAAGTTAGAGTTCTCAGAGCATCACTTCAAAATGGCTTTCCTAATAAACCCGAGTTCATCTGTCATAATGTCTTATTTAGGGACAGCCTTGCATGCCTTAcag AGAAGTGAGGAAGCACTAGAGATAATGGAGCAAGCTATAGTAGCAGACAGAAAAAACCCTCATCCAATGTACCAGAAAGCTAACATTCTTGTCTGCTTAGAAAGATTAGATGAAGCTCTAGAAGTTCTTGAGGAGCTCAAAGAGTATGCACCTTCAGAGAGCAGCGTTTACGCTTTAATGGGCAGGATCTATAAGCGGCGAAACATGCACGATAAAGCCATGCTTCATTTCGGTCTCGCTTTGGATATGAAACCGCCTGCAACTGACGTTGCTGCAATAAAG GCTGCAATGGAGAAATTGCATGTTCCGGATGAGATAGACGAGAGCCCATGA
- the LOC104766843 gene encoding uncharacterized protein LOC104766843, with translation MSSPSNEFYEAETGVFWDVVDCEIPNGLSLDLVCQNIKSALADAGYHGKVSIHAYCDTEESEVALASAFESSGIKLVRAGDTNSRLFRMFEDLSLFAIDHEPSNLMVISQDISSESLYVKDLLSVKKTKNHNLLLAQIDKVKGELLSSNVSSIRYWKDLSSGGRPCGACSTSEFAKAEMGIFWDIVDCEISDGLSLDLVSENIKSALAGDGYRGKVPIRAYCEMKKSEDIVPSEFESSGIELVRAGNRRARRNQMLEDLLFFAIDHKPPSSLMVISKDISKDSLFVQHLLTLKQQKNRNLLLAQIDNVTGDLFASVSSIWYWTDLANGGVPAFQSRCYQ, from the exons ATGTCTTCCCCGAGCAACGAATTTTACG AGGCGGAGACGGGCGTCTTCTGGGACGTCGTGGATTGCGAAATTCCTAATGGTCTCTCTCTTGACTTGGTTTGTCAGAATATCAAATCAGCTCTCGCGGATGCTGGTTATCATGGTAAAGTGTCAATCCATGCTTATTGTGACACGGAAGAGAGCGAAGTGGCTTTGGCTTCAGCGTTTGAATCCTCCGGCATCAAGCTCGTACGCGCAG GAGATACAAATTCGAGACTTTTTAGGATGTTCGAGGACCTTAGTCTCTTTGCGATAGACCACGAACCATCGAATTTGATGGTAATCTCACAAGACATCTCATCTGAATCGCTGTACGTGAAAGATCTTCTCTCtgtgaagaagacgaagaatcACAATCTTCTCTTAGCACAGATTGATAAGGTAAAAGGAGAGTTACTTAGCAGCAATGTAAGTTCAATAAGGTACTGGAAAGACTTATCAAGTGGAGGAAGGCCTTGCGGGGCTTGTAGTACTAGCGAATTTGCCA AGGCTGAGATGGGCATCTTCTGGGACATTGTGGATTGCGAAATTTCTGATGGTCTCTCTCTTGATTTGGTTTCTGAGAATATCAAATCAGCTCTTGCCGGTGATGGTTATCGTGGTAAAGTGCCAATCCGTGCTTATTGTGAGATGAAAAAGAGCGAAGACATAGTGCCGTCAGAGTTTGAATCCTCTGGAATCGAGCTCGTACGCGCAG gaAATAGACGTGCAAGACGTAATCAGATGCTAGAGGACCTTCTTTTCTTTGCAATAGACCATAAACCACCATCAAGTCTGATGGTTATCTCAAAAGACATCTCAAAAGACTCCCTCTTCGTCCAACATCTTCTCACCTTGAAACAACAGAAGAATCGCAATCTTCTCTTGGCGCAGATTGATAACGTAACTGGAGATCTATTTGCTAGTGTAAGTTCAATATGGTACTGGACTGACCTAGCAAATGGAGGAGTGCCTGCCTTCCAAAGCAGGTGTTACCAATAA
- the LOC104766844 gene encoding pathogenesis-related protein 1-like, which translates to MNKMSFFGYIFIVLAQFSDLTQAYRHTPAEPPRASENGDVKPQETLVVHNKVRAMVGVGPMVWNETLAIYAQSYADERARDCAMKHSSGPFGENLAAGWGTMSGPIATEYWMTEKENYDYDSNTCGGDGVCGHYTQIVWRDSVRLGCGSVRCKNDEYIWVICSYDPPGNYIGQRPY; encoded by the coding sequence atgaataaaatgtcgttttttggttatattttcaTCGTACTCGCACAATTCTCCGATTTAACCCAAGCCTATCGTCACACTCCCGCTGAACCGCCAAGAGCCAGCGAAAACGGTGATGTCAAACCGCAAGAAACGCTCGTCGTTCACAACAAGGTCCGAGCCATGGTTGGAGTCGGGCCAATGGTGTGGAACGAAACTCTTGCGATCTATGCACAGAGCTACGCAGATGAACGGGCCAGAGACTGTGCCATGAAGCATTCCTCGGGACCATTCGGCGAGAATCTAGCAGCGGGTTGGGGAACAATGAGCGGTCCGATCGCTACTGAGTATTGGATGACGGAGAAGGAAAACTACGATTATGACAGCAACACGTGTGGTGGTGATGGAGTGTGTGGACATTACACTCAGATCGTGTGGCGTGACTCGGTTCGACTAGGTTGTGGATCGGTGAGATGTAAGAATGATGAGTACATTTGGGTGATTTGTAGCTATGATCCTCCGGGGAACTACATCGGCCAACGTCCCTATTAA